One window of Vitis riparia cultivar Riparia Gloire de Montpellier isolate 1030 chromosome 5, EGFV_Vit.rip_1.0, whole genome shotgun sequence genomic DNA carries:
- the LOC117915363 gene encoding TPD1 protein homolog 1-like has protein sequence MTSSQMFFFCLILLIIIVICSVGLHLDSSSMSLHSVHGDDNQNSTAAVIKPAQVYSNYRKLLLHGTCTNRDISISQSRDSSSGIPQYIVQIVNTCVSGCAPSDIHLHCGWFASARIVNPRIFKRLFYDDCLVNGGKPLKTSQIIRFTYSNSFMYPLAFKSAKFC, from the exons ATGACCTCCAGTCAAATGTTCTTCTTCTGCTTGATTTTGCTCATCATTATAGTTATCTGCAGTGTTGGACTCCATCTGG ATTCTTCAAGCATGTCTCTGCATTCAGTGCATGGAGATGACAACCAGAACTCCACAGCAGCAGTGATCAAACCAGCCCAAGTGTACTCAAACTACAGAAAGCTTCTGCTCCATG GGACATGCACAAACAGAGATATCAGCATCTCACAGAGCAGAGACTCATCTTCTGGGATTCCACAGTACATAGTTCAGATTGTGAATACATGTGTTTCTGGATGTGCTCCTTCAGATATCCATCTCCATTGTGGCTGGTTTGCCTCTGCAAGAATAGTAAACCCAAGAATCTTCAAGAGGCTCTTCTATGATGACTGCTTGGTGAATGGAGGAAAGCCTTTAAAGACCAGTCAGATCATCAGATTCACTTACTCAAACTCCTTCATGTACCCACTTGCATTCAAGTCTGCCAAGTTTTGCTGA
- the LOC117915007 gene encoding LEAF RUST 10 DISEASE-RESISTANCE LOCUS RECEPTOR-LIKE PROTEIN KINASE-like 1.2 produces MASLFHLFLYITLLHTSINGFDGHSIKPPITARPYFSCGGGGVFRYPFWHQDQPSEHCGYPGFGISCGGDGGGPVLRLSGDAYSIMKINYSENTLTLRYVDINNGSCPRAPHGVTLDNSSAFSYTARNNMLRFFYNCTLYPPSLPSMECLRHGTKRSYVFMVGAVPEFDWSGYCETTATVPVIEKSVGGDLVDDFGRGIREGFELTWRSDGGCRSCEDSGGFCGYGGGDLHRNFFCVCSGGRRSSNCHDNGVVPINILQPNFAAIGTVVFGGLMVAATFFYFIQRRKIGLYKPVGPVK; encoded by the exons ATGGCCTCTCTCTTTCATCTCTTTCTCTACATCACCCTTCTTCACACCTCCATCAATGGATTCGATGGCCATTCCATTAAACCACCTATCACTGCACGTCCTTATTTCAGTTGCGGCGGCGGCGGCGTCTTCCGCTACCCATTTTGGCACCAAGATCAACCGTCGGAGCACTGTGGATACCCGGGCTTCGGGATCTCCTGCGGTGGCGATGGCGGTGGCCCTGTTCTCCGCCTCTCCGGCGATGCCTACAGCATCATGAAGATCAATTACTCTGAAAATACGCTTACCCTCCGCTACGTCGATATAAACAATGGGAGTTGTCCCCGGGCACCTCATGGTGTTACATTGGACAACTCTTCCGCTTTCAGCTACACTGCACGTAATAACATGCTGCGTTTCTTCTATAACTGCACGCTTTATCCACCTTCACTGCCGTCTATGGAGTGTCTTCGGCATGGGACGAAGCGCTCTTATGTGTTTATGGTGGGAGCAGTGCCGGAGTTCGACTGGAGTGGGTACTGTGAAACGACTGCGACTGTGCCGGTGATTGAGAAGTCGGTTGGTGGAGATTTGGTTGATGATTTTGGTAGAGGCATACGAGAAGGGTTCGAGCTAACGTGGAGGTCTGACGGTGGTTGTCGTTCGTGTGAAGACAGTGGCGGATTCTGTGGATACGGCGGTGGCGATCTTCACCGGAATTTCTTCTGCGTTTGCTCCGGCGGCCGCCGTTCATCTAACTGTCACGATAACG GTGTGGTTCCAATCAATATTCTCCAGCCAAATTTCGCTGCCATTG GCACAGTGGTGTTTGGAGGTTTAATGGTAGCagcaacatttttttatttcatccaGAGAAGGAAAATTGGCTTATACAAACCAGTTGGTCCTGTCAAATAG